ATTGCTTTTTGATTCGATGTAGCCAACTAACTATCAGTTTTTTGGCAATCATATTGTCAGTAAGGAGTTTTTATGTGGAAAGATGAATCGCAGCAATCTCATGCACACTACCTGTTTCAGTGCATGCTGTGGGTTGCTTTAGCCTGCGCGGTATTACTATTTATGCCGTCAAAACTAGCGTCACTCACTCAAGTAGACAAGTTTTTGACAGAGTATGCACACTTCGTTGGTATCGCATTTATTGTTAGTAGCGCCTATCTCGTTTTAGATTTAAGTAAGCACATTATTAACAACCTAAAACAAAAGAAACGTCAGCAGCAATTGGCAGAAGACATTCAATCACGCATGCAAACACTAAGCAGTGGCGAACGAGCAATTTTGCGCGAATTCTACTTACGTCGTCAAACCTCACTGTGGTTGCCGCATCAAGAAGCTGATGTGAAGAGCTTACGTAGCTCAGGCATTCTGATCCCTGTCGATTTCTATAGTTCAACCAAAACCAATGGCCAAGGTGTTAAAGAAATCGAATTAATGATCTCACATATCGCGCGTCCATTCTTAACTAAAACGCGTCTAAAACTGCCACAGGGCAAGCCAAGTTTCGAAGACATTAGCTACTTAAAGCAAGCCAGACCAAGCTACTTAGAGCCGCTAACCACCTTAAAAAAGAGTGCTTAACGCTCACCCCTTTCATTGATAGATTAGTATGATCAAAAAAGGCTTGTGTATTCTCTACACAAGCCTTTTTATTTATGCATCTCAAGTCACTGGGAAGGTGATGATAAAGCAGCCGCCCTTTTTATAATCTTCATTGACAATAATGTCCCCATCATTGCTATTAACTAGTGTTTTAGCGATACATAAGCCAACACCGAGTCCTTTGTCTCTGGTACTAAAAAACGGCTGGAATATTTTATCAATAATCAAATCGCTTAAGCCGGGGCCATTGTCTTCAATACGAACAACAACTTGTTCGCCAAATACTGTCGCTGAAACTTCAATACTGCGGTTATCTGATTGATGAGAGCTCAGTGCTTCAATTGAATTACGCATGACATTTAACATTACTTGCTCAATTTGTAATTCATCTGCACAAATCATCACATCTTCGTCTGGTGCGTGATGATGCACAGCAATGCCATTACTCTCTATCTCTTGAGCTAGCAAAAACATAGCTTTCGCGACTAACGCGTTCACGTTTATTAACTCTTTTTGCGGCTCATTGCGCTGCATGATTTCTTTAGTGCGATTAACGATATCTAATGCATGACAACTATTTTCGATAATTTTATCTACCGCTAGCTCTAGCCGTTTAGGCTCAATTGACGGTTGTTGCATTTGCTCCAAGGTAAGCTTACAAAAAGCCTTGATGTTAATGAGAGGAACATTTAATTCATTCGCCAAACTACGCACTATCTCTGAAATAGACACTTTATGCTCTAGCTTAAGTAGCTTCTCTTTTTGCTCACCAATTTGTAGTTGAATGTCTTCTTTTTGCTTGATCTCACTAACCGCCTTGCTACGTTCGAAATAAATGCGTTGCTGCATATTATTAATGCTGTCGACAAGATGATCTATTTCGTCGTTCTCATCGTGATATTTACGATCAAGCACTATGGGCGTTGGTTTATCAACTTCGCTAAATTCTGACAATTTTCCGCTAATTTGCATTAAATGTCGGCCAATGAGTTTGTCCGACAAGTAGAGCATAAAAATCACCACCAATGCCGTTTTAAAGAAATTTGAA
This DNA window, taken from Psychrobium sp. MM17-31, encodes the following:
- a CDS encoding superinfection exclusion B family protein gives rise to the protein MWKDESQQSHAHYLFQCMLWVALACAVLLFMPSKLASLTQVDKFLTEYAHFVGIAFIVSSAYLVLDLSKHIINNLKQKKRQQQLAEDIQSRMQTLSSGERAILREFYLRRQTSLWLPHQEADVKSLRSSGILIPVDFYSSTKTNGQGVKEIELMISHIARPFLTKTRLKLPQGKPSFEDISYLKQARPSYLEPLTTLKKSA
- a CDS encoding ATP-binding protein gives rise to the protein MFNFTYRHSLVGRRFVLFTVLFSSIITLLFTVVQLSAEYNKQLDQRALFNQIIEDSLLDSLSKSIWTYDDAQIYLQLQGIVNIPNIERAVLNLPENVEFNIGEITASSIITQQFDVQYNQSGIPRKMGDLTIYSEMDSTYNHLIAFGGVMLFSNFFKTALVVIFMLYLSDKLIGRHLMQISGKLSEFSEVDKPTPIVLDRKYHDENDEIDHLVDSINNMQQRIYFERSKAVSEIKQKEDIQLQIGEQKEKLLKLEHKVSISEIVRSLANELNVPLINIKAFCKLTLEQMQQPSIEPKRLELAVDKIIENSCHALDIVNRTKEIMQRNEPQKELINVNALVAKAMFLLAQEIESNGIAVHHHAPDEDVMICADELQIEQVMLNVMRNSIEALSSHQSDNRSIEVSATVFGEQVVVRIEDNGPGLSDLIIDKIFQPFFSTRDKGLGVGLCIAKTLVNSNDGDIIVNEDYKKGGCFIITFPVT